A genomic window from Flavobacterium azooxidireducens includes:
- a CDS encoding DNA primase family protein, protein MEANRSKYALSFYDKQTAVRNGANEILPDATTNENISKFYNWFSDASQRQNLEKSTKWFDAYIKELLKECKKPLRLNIPDELIIQIENCESESELKKCIDNKTEILSKNNLKSLITNDIIQHTNSIEPIQNTTDEILQELIKSIGQIDFKILAFPDIEKVKSEIETLIPFVYNEDGSLNKENKKEWEQYKELTKKLESYRVGKNHYLILCIEQLLKIAVANQWGLCKKNGFIYLYNGSYWSEIDKECFQSFLGNVALKMGVEKFKCKIHTFKDELFKQFMADAYLPTPKTKKNNVLINLQNGTFEITPTKRGLRPFESKDFITHQLPFEYEPEATAPLFQKYLDEVLPDKDKQKVFAEYCGYIFIKPSVLKLEKMLILYGTGANGKSVFFEILNALLGTENISNYSLQSLTNDTGYFRAKIANKLVNYASEINGKLETDIFKQMASGEPIEARLPYGEPFILNEYAKLIFNCNELPKDVEHTNAYFRRFLIIGFDVTIPEDKQDKQLPQKIINNELSGVFNWILRGLDRLLEQKNFSKCEAIENARTNYERQSDSVKMFIDEYEYKTSTDYTAISTLYNQYKSFCIEDGYRPVSKSNFMKRLHHFKILVNRISIGNVAYITTDKDNVI, encoded by the coding sequence ATGGAAGCAAATCGAAGCAAATACGCATTATCTTTTTATGATAAGCAAACGGCAGTAAGAAATGGAGCAAACGAAATTTTACCGGATGCAACCACAAACGAAAACATCAGTAAATTTTATAATTGGTTTTCAGATGCAAGTCAAAGGCAGAATTTAGAGAAAAGTACTAAATGGTTTGATGCCTACATTAAAGAACTTTTAAAAGAATGTAAAAAACCATTACGGTTAAACATTCCTGATGAGTTAATTATTCAAATTGAGAATTGCGAAAGCGAAAGCGAATTAAAAAAATGTATTGATAATAAAACAGAAATTTTGAGTAAAAACAACCTTAAATCTTTAATCACAAATGATATTATACAGCATACTAATAGTATTGAACCAATTCAGAATACTACTGATGAAATTTTACAGGAACTTATTAAAAGCATCGGGCAAATAGATTTTAAAATACTGGCTTTTCCTGATATTGAAAAGGTAAAATCTGAAATTGAAACCTTAATTCCATTTGTTTATAATGAAGACGGCAGTTTAAATAAAGAAAACAAAAAAGAATGGGAGCAGTACAAAGAACTCACTAAAAAACTGGAAAGTTACCGAGTAGGTAAAAACCATTATTTAATACTTTGTATTGAACAACTTTTAAAAATTGCGGTTGCAAATCAATGGGGTTTATGTAAAAAGAATGGTTTTATCTATTTGTATAACGGAAGTTACTGGAGCGAAATAGATAAAGAGTGTTTTCAATCTTTTTTGGGAAACGTAGCTTTAAAAATGGGAGTAGAAAAATTCAAATGTAAAATTCATACGTTCAAAGATGAGTTATTCAAACAGTTTATGGCAGACGCTTATTTGCCTACACCAAAAACCAAAAAGAACAATGTTTTAATCAATTTACAGAATGGAACTTTTGAGATTACACCAACAAAGCGAGGTTTAAGACCATTTGAAAGTAAAGATTTTATAACGCATCAACTTCCGTTTGAGTATGAACCGGAAGCAACCGCACCACTATTTCAAAAGTACTTAGATGAGGTTTTGCCCGATAAGGACAAACAAAAAGTTTTTGCAGAATATTGCGGTTACATATTCATAAAACCGAGTGTTTTAAAACTTGAAAAAATGTTAATCTTATACGGTACTGGAGCAAATGGCAAAAGTGTATTTTTTGAGATACTTAACGCACTTTTAGGAACTGAAAATATAAGTAACTATTCTCTACAAAGTTTAACGAATGATACAGGTTATTTCAGGGCAAAAATTGCAAACAAGCTTGTAAACTATGCAAGTGAGATTAACGGCAAACTGGAAACCGATATTTTCAAACAAATGGCATCAGGCGAACCAATAGAAGCACGTTTGCCCTATGGAGAGCCATTTATTTTAAATGAGTATGCAAAGCTTATATTTAACTGTAATGAGTTACCAAAAGATGTAGAACATACAAACGCATACTTCAGACGGTTTTTAATTATTGGTTTTGATGTAACCATACCGGAAGACAAACAGGACAAGCAGTTACCACAAAAGATAATTAATAACGAATTATCAGGCGTTTTTAATTGGATTTTGCGAGGACTTGACAGATTACTGGAGCAAAAGAATTTCAGTAAATGTGAAGCAATAGAAAACGCACGAACCAATTATGAACGGCAAAGCGATAGTGTAAAAATGTTTATTGATGAGTATGAATATAAAACTTCAACGGATTACACCGCAATAAGTACATTGTACAATCAGTATAAAAGTTTTTGTATTGAAGACGGTTACAGACCAGTTAGCAAGTCGAACTTTATGAAGCGTTTACACCATTTTAAAATATTGGTAAATCGCATCAGTATCGGAAACGTGGCATACATTACAACCGACAAAGACAATGTTATTTAA
- a CDS encoding MerR family transcriptional regulator — MQQNSILLQNVSPETLTELIKEGVKSQLDDFKKDLLNQNAKEDLLSREQVLELLQINASTLWHWQNSNKIIVYKFANKNYYKRSEILESLTPLKK; from the coding sequence GTGCAACAAAATTCAATCTTACTACAAAATGTAAGTCCCGAAACATTAACCGAGTTAATTAAAGAGGGCGTTAAAAGTCAATTAGATGACTTTAAAAAAGACCTATTAAACCAAAACGCAAAAGAAGACCTACTTAGTAGGGAGCAAGTTTTGGAATTACTACAAATCAACGCATCGACTTTATGGCATTGGCAAAACAGTAACAAAATAATTGTTTACAAATTTGCCAACAAAAACTATTACAAGCGAAGCGAAATTTTAGAAAGTTTAACACCACTTAAAAAATAA
- a CDS encoding tyrosine-type recombinase/integrase: protein MATVNFMYRSTKETANLHLRLLYRFDNADFVFGANTKYEVSKNYWNENHVPDKKTKKIKGTKEVDIINKRLEVNNELNKIENHILRAFNSVNPDEINKEWLQTQIDYYYNPPQQIEKLPTELIKYLLHYIEVKRTEVTESTIKKCNVIKQLLTRYQNHYKKTLLITDIDAGFKTHFENYCLSNDYAPNTIARTIRFIKTICKHAKSNGLETSYQLDNIKVKYSKIESIYLTEKELKAIEEKTDLVDHLDNARDWLLISCYTGQRVSDFMRFTKNMIRYEKNKKDVLVPLIEFTQKKTGKEMTVPLSQKVIAILDKRNGEFPRAISDQKYNDYIKDVCREAKITQKVKGSRIAETEPESGIFRKETGTFEKCDLVTSHIGRRSFASNNYGTIPTSFLIYVTGHSTEAMFLNYIGKSNKDIAMELTNYF, encoded by the coding sequence ATGGCAACGGTTAATTTTATGTATCGCTCAACTAAGGAAACGGCAAATCTACATTTACGTTTACTGTATCGTTTCGACAATGCAGATTTTGTTTTTGGTGCAAATACGAAATATGAAGTATCAAAAAATTACTGGAATGAAAACCATGTACCGGATAAAAAAACAAAAAAGATTAAAGGAACTAAAGAAGTCGATATTATCAATAAAAGACTGGAAGTAAACAACGAACTCAACAAAATTGAAAACCACATTTTGAGAGCCTTTAATTCTGTTAATCCTGATGAGATAAATAAAGAATGGTTACAAACTCAAATTGATTACTATTACAACCCACCTCAACAAATAGAAAAGCTTCCGACTGAATTAATTAAATATTTACTTCACTACATAGAAGTTAAACGTACTGAAGTAACCGAAAGCACAATAAAGAAATGCAACGTTATCAAACAACTTTTAACGAGGTATCAAAATCACTACAAAAAAACTCTTTTAATTACTGATATTGATGCCGGATTTAAAACGCATTTTGAAAATTATTGTTTGTCAAATGACTACGCACCAAACACAATAGCACGAACTATTCGTTTCATCAAAACGATTTGTAAACACGCAAAATCAAACGGACTTGAAACCAGTTACCAATTAGATAACATCAAAGTAAAATATTCAAAAATCGAAAGTATTTATTTAACCGAAAAGGAGTTAAAAGCAATAGAAGAAAAAACGGATTTAGTTGACCATTTAGATAATGCAAGGGACTGGCTTTTAATTTCATGTTACACAGGGCAAAGGGTTTCCGATTTCATGCGGTTTACAAAAAACATGATACGTTATGAAAAAAACAAAAAAGACGTTTTAGTTCCTTTGATTGAATTTACTCAAAAGAAAACAGGCAAAGAAATGACCGTTCCATTATCGCAAAAAGTAATTGCTATTTTGGATAAAAGAAATGGAGAATTTCCGAGAGCCATTTCAGACCAAAAATATAATGACTATATCAAAGACGTTTGTAGAGAAGCGAAAATAACACAAAAAGTAAAAGGGAGCAGAATAGCAGAAACCGAACCCGAAAGCGGTATTTTTAGAAAAGAAACCGGAACTTTTGAAAAGTGTGATTTAGTAACTTCACATATTGGAAGACGTTCATTTGCTTCAAACAATTACGGAACTATTCCAACTTCATTTTTAATTTATGTTACCGGACATAGTACGGAAGCCATGTTTTTAAATTATATCGGTAAAAGCAATAAAGATATTGCTATGGAATTGACAAACTATTTTTAA
- the chrA gene encoding chromate efflux transporter, whose translation MENNASLKDIAKLFLKLGIIGFGGPAAHIAMMQDEVVVKRKWLTEQHFLDLIGATNLIPGPNSTEMTMHIGHEKGGWKGLVVAGLCFILPAVFITGIFAYLYKQYGVLPAVQPFIYGIKPAIIAIILGAIFPLAKKSLKSTELIIIGLIVLMGSLFKINEIYLMFGAGFFALFLAYIRSNKQNSLPSFLPLTLLQITNTTLLSATNANLFWIFLKIGAILYGSGYVLFAFLDTELVSTGLLTRQQLIDAIAVGQFTPGPVFSSVTFIGYQINGFSGAVVSTIAIFLPSFLFVALLIPIVKKMRNSTLFSGFLDAVNVASVAIIVAVCFDMGKDTITDWRTILIAILSISIAFGYRKINSAFVVLGGSLLGYLLSSV comes from the coding sequence ATGGAAAATAATGCCTCATTAAAAGACATCGCAAAACTTTTTTTGAAACTCGGCATCATCGGTTTTGGTGGTCCTGCGGCTCATATTGCCATGATGCAAGACGAAGTGGTTGTGAAAAGAAAATGGCTAACAGAACAACATTTTCTTGATCTTATTGGGGCAACAAACCTAATTCCAGGACCTAACAGTACCGAAATGACCATGCACATTGGCCACGAAAAAGGTGGTTGGAAAGGATTGGTTGTAGCCGGACTTTGTTTTATTCTTCCGGCGGTTTTCATCACCGGAATTTTTGCTTATTTATACAAGCAATACGGCGTACTTCCGGCTGTGCAACCTTTTATTTATGGGATAAAACCGGCGATTATTGCCATTATTTTAGGAGCTATTTTCCCCTTGGCAAAAAAATCGCTCAAGTCAACAGAATTAATCATCATTGGACTAATCGTCTTGATGGGTTCGTTATTCAAAATAAACGAAATTTATTTGATGTTTGGAGCCGGTTTTTTTGCTCTTTTTTTGGCCTACATTCGAAGTAATAAACAAAATAGTCTTCCGAGTTTTCTTCCTCTAACGTTATTACAAATTACCAACACTACTTTACTTTCGGCAACTAACGCAAACTTATTTTGGATTTTTCTCAAAATTGGAGCAATCTTGTACGGAAGCGGTTATGTTTTGTTTGCCTTTCTCGATACAGAATTAGTTTCAACAGGGCTTTTAACCCGTCAACAATTAATCGATGCCATAGCAGTGGGGCAATTTACACCCGGGCCTGTTTTTTCTTCGGTAACTTTTATTGGTTATCAAATTAACGGATTTAGCGGAGCTGTTGTTTCTACGATTGCCATCTTTTTACCATCATTTTTATTTGTTGCATTGCTTATTCCGATTGTGAAAAAAATGCGAAATTCCACATTATTCTCCGGTTTTTTAGATGCTGTTAATGTTGCTTCGGTTGCCATTATTGTGGCTGTTTGTTTTGATATGGGAAAAGATACAATTACCGATTGGCGAACAATTCTAATCGCAATTCTAAGTATTTCCATTGCTTTTGGCTACCGAAAAATAAATAGTGCTTTTGTTGTTTTGGGCGGATCTTTATTGGGTTATTTGCTGAGTTCTGTATAA
- a CDS encoding DUF202 domain-containing protein, producing MNIKRIFNFSSKFENRDEIILRDYLAMERTKLANERTLLSYIRSSLYLLLGGIAIIQLEGFESIKFIGYISLGLTILLVIIGIYRFQKLNRQLKNYYSQIELMFEEKKEA from the coding sequence ATGAATATTAAAAGAATCTTTAATTTTTCCAGCAAGTTTGAAAATCGAGACGAAATCATTCTCCGTGATTATTTGGCGATGGAACGAACCAAGCTAGCCAACGAAAGAACCCTACTCTCCTACATCAGATCTTCACTTTATTTGTTATTGGGAGGCATTGCAATTATTCAGTTAGAAGGTTTTGAAAGTATTAAATTTATAGGATACATTTCTTTAGGCCTAACTATTTTATTGGTTATTATTGGTATTTATCGTTTTCAAAAACTAAACCGACAACTGAAAAATTATTATAGTCAAATTGAGTTGATGTTTGAGGAAAAAAAAGAGGCATAG
- a CDS encoding glycosyltransferase family 2 protein, translating to MKQKEIFRFWVLSFGNLQLISLFLKCNKASMFKPFKILNREPIRFVVAIPTINRADLLNEALINYFNDFKETPIVICDNGNQEIISRQHNYDILRPETNLGVAKSWNLLMEFAEKQKATHVLMLNDDVYLGKTETQIQSVLQIWKKMDFINSYQQWSSYILTVQAWKEFGKFDENIFPAYFEDNDAYYRMKLLDMNMVYTEKLNPVIFRNSMTIEKDASLNENFFKNRRYYIQKWGGAPDQEKFSIPFNGNLDCIMN from the coding sequence ATGAAACAAAAAGAAATTTTTAGGTTTTGGGTTTTATCGTTTGGTAATTTACAACTCATTTCCCTATTTTTGAAATGTAATAAAGCCAGTATGTTTAAACCGTTTAAAATCCTAAATCGTGAACCCATTCGTTTTGTTGTGGCTATCCCAACCATCAATCGAGCAGATTTATTAAACGAAGCACTAATTAATTATTTTAATGATTTCAAAGAAACTCCTATTGTGATTTGCGATAACGGAAATCAGGAAATCATCAGTCGACAACATAACTATGATATTCTTCGCCCGGAAACCAATTTAGGCGTTGCCAAAAGTTGGAATTTACTAATGGAATTTGCTGAAAAGCAAAAAGCCACACATGTATTAATGCTTAACGATGATGTTTATTTAGGCAAAACGGAAACTCAAATTCAATCGGTTTTACAAATTTGGAAAAAGATGGATTTTATCAATTCTTACCAACAATGGAGTTCTTATATTCTTACTGTTCAGGCTTGGAAAGAGTTTGGCAAGTTTGATGAAAACATTTTTCCTGCTTATTTTGAAGATAATGATGCTTATTACCGTATGAAACTGCTTGATATGAATATGGTTTATACCGAAAAACTCAATCCGGTTATTTTTAGAAATTCGATGACAATTGAAAAAGACGCTTCGCTGAATGAGAATTTTTTTAAAAACCGAAGGTATTATATTCAAAAATGGGGAGGAGCACCTGATCAAGAAAAATTCAGTATTCCTTTTAATGGTAATTTGGATTGTATTATGAATTAA